From the Clostridium putrefaciens genome, one window contains:
- a CDS encoding winged helix-turn-helix domain-containing protein produces the protein MSKEKILIVDDEEHIIELLKFNIEKSGYEVVVAMDGNNAISKAKSEIPKLILLDLMLPGMDGYDVCKEIRKDNLIAHIPIIMLTAKGEELDKIIGLELGADDYITKPFSVRELTARVKAVLRRVNTKPLDVRYNFSNITIDFEKHEVIKDTKKIDLTLKEFELLEVLIKNKGKVLTREMLLDKIWGYEYIGETRTVDVHIRHLRQKIEDDDKSPKYIETIRGIGYRFNNEYRRD, from the coding sequence ATGTCTAAAGAAAAGATATTAATAGTAGATGATGAAGAACATATAATAGAGCTACTAAAATTTAATATAGAAAAATCAGGATATGAAGTAGTGGTGGCTATGGATGGTAATAATGCTATAAGTAAAGCTAAAAGTGAAATACCTAAACTTATATTGCTAGATTTAATGCTTCCAGGCATGGATGGATATGATGTATGTAAAGAAATAAGAAAAGATAACTTAATAGCTCATATTCCTATAATAATGTTAACAGCAAAAGGTGAGGAGTTAGATAAGATAATAGGATTAGAGTTAGGGGCAGATGATTATATAACTAAGCCTTTTTCTGTTAGAGAATTAACAGCAAGAGTTAAGGCTGTTTTAAGGAGGGTAAATACAAAACCTTTAGATGTAAGATATAACTTTTCTAATATAACTATAGATTTTGAAAAACATGAAGTTATAAAGGATACTAAAAAGATAGATTTAACTCTTAAAGAATTTGAACTTTTAGAAGTTTTAATTAAAAATAAGGGAAAGGTTTTAACAAGAGAAATGCTTTTAGATAAGATATGGGGATATGAATACATAGGAGAAACGAGAACAGTAGATGTTCATATAAGGCATCTAAGACAAAAGATAGAGGATGATGACAAAAGCCCTAAATACATAGAGACTATAAGGGGTATTGGGTATAGGTTTAATAATGAGTATAGGAGAGACTAG
- a CDS encoding ATP-binding protein, which translates to MKKKIMFFVLGIITFSLILVSSIFVIIWNYQYLEQTKSNISIDNKLIANSIKDKTREETLIWLNESIDESHIRVTYIDEKGEVIIDTLKDEEDMDNHNLRKEVSDAIRNGEGESVRYSNTLEKDMVYNALLLEDGSILRMSMGIDSMKSVQQRYLKYYILTLILVIAVSVLLSSKFSHFIVKPIEELQLLTSKVASGDLHRRVNILTNDEIGKLGRTFNDMADKLESTIKEAVDRQDKLEAILKSMDSGVIAVDENYNVIIINPYAKKIFGIGKNIIGENLMEHIRDFELENVFKERKDEYKEINILWPSQKELRVKTGDIISDGKLIGTVAVVQDITDLKKLENMRTQFVANVSHELKTPLTSIRGFAETLRYVDDDEKKDRFLNIINEEAERLTRLIEDILTLSDIEQRKDEKSFDINVEYKINDIYYLMKSVAANKDISITLNLETDIILYGNEDRFTQMMINLIDNAIKYSDNGSSIYISSKTHKKDCIIIVEDTGVGIQQEHIYRLFERFYRVDKARSRANGGTGLGLAIVKHIVLGFGGNIDVKSEVSKGSKFIITLPLKKGL; encoded by the coding sequence ATGAAGAAAAAAATTATGTTCTTTGTGCTAGGTATAATAACGTTTAGTCTTATACTTGTGAGCTCAATATTTGTTATCATATGGAATTATCAATATTTAGAGCAAACAAAAAGTAATATTAGTATAGATAATAAGTTGATAGCAAATAGTATAAAAGATAAGACACGTGAAGAAACATTAATATGGCTAAACGAAAGTATTGATGAGTCGCATATTAGAGTTACATACATTGATGAAAAAGGTGAAGTCATAATTGATACACTAAAAGATGAAGAAGATATGGATAACCATAATTTAAGGAAAGAAGTTTCGGATGCTATAAGAAATGGCGAAGGGGAAAGTGTTAGATATAGCAATACCCTAGAGAAAGATATGGTATATAATGCTTTGCTATTAGAAGATGGATCTATACTAAGGATGTCAATGGGTATTGATAGTATGAAAAGTGTTCAACAAAGATATTTAAAGTATTATATTTTAACTTTGATTTTAGTAATAGCGGTGTCGGTTTTATTATCCTCTAAATTTAGTCATTTTATAGTAAAACCTATAGAGGAACTTCAATTACTTACATCAAAGGTTGCAAGTGGAGATTTACATAGAAGGGTAAATATATTAACAAATGATGAGATAGGAAAGCTTGGAAGAACTTTTAATGATATGGCAGATAAACTTGAGAGTACCATAAAAGAAGCTGTGGACAGGCAAGATAAGTTAGAGGCTATACTTAAAAGTATGGATAGTGGTGTTATTGCAGTAGATGAAAACTACAATGTTATTATAATTAACCCATATGCAAAAAAAATATTTGGTATAGGAAAGAATATTATTGGTGAAAATCTTATGGAGCATATAAGAGATTTTGAATTAGAAAACGTATTTAAAGAAAGAAAGGATGAGTATAAGGAAATAAATATACTTTGGCCTTCACAAAAAGAATTAAGGGTAAAAACAGGAGATATAATAAGTGATGGAAAGCTTATAGGTACTGTAGCCGTGGTACAAGATATAACAGATCTTAAAAAGTTAGAAAATATGAGAACACAATTTGTAGCAAATGTATCTCATGAATTAAAGACACCATTAACTTCTATTAGGGGGTTTGCAGAAACATTAAGATATGTAGATGATGATGAGAAAAAGGACAGATTCTTAAATATAATAAATGAAGAGGCTGAAAGACTTACAAGGCTTATTGAAGATATATTAACTCTTTCTGATATAGAACAACGTAAGGACGAAAAGAGTTTTGATATTAATGTTGAATATAAAATTAATGATATTTATTATTTAATGAAAAGTGTAGCAGCTAATAAAGATATAAGCATTACACTAAATCTTGAAACTGATATTATTTTATATGGAAATGAAGATAGATTTACACAAATGATGATAAATCTTATAGATAACGCTATAAAATATTCAGATAATGGATCTAGCATTTATATAAGTTCTAAAACACATAAAAAAGACTGTATAATAATAGTAGAAGATACAGGGGTTGGTATTCAACAAGAACATATATATAGACTCTTTGAAAGGTTTTATAGAGTTGATAAAGCTAGGTCTAGGGCTAATGGGGGAACAGGACTTGGACTTGCTATAGTAAAGCATATAGTATTAGGATTTGGTGGGAATATAGATGTTAAAAGTGAAGTTTCTAAAGGAAGTAAATTTATAATTACATTACCTTTAAAAAAAGGGCTCTAA